Proteins found in one Spirochaetota bacterium genomic segment:
- a CDS encoding oligopeptide/dipeptide ABC transporter ATP-binding protein: MRKGGRVSDTPLMLEVRGLTKHFSVRRRGLFQKHGVLRAVDDVSFSIAEGQCLGLVGESGSGKTTAARSILRLIEPDSGVINVGGVNVSGLERGDLRRYRKNMQIVFQDPYGSLNPRMTVEKILGEPLKIHTSLGKKAIRERIVDLLDLVGLSADLADRHPHEFSGGQRQRIGIARAIALNPRFIILDEPVSALDVSIQAQILNLLADLRDRLNLTYLFVAHDLSVVEHISDMIAVMYLGKIVELNPRAGLYRKPLHPYTQSLIRSIPDKKPVKHGFTVLRGEIPSPENPPTGCPFHPRCPNLMEVCRHEYPAIRRIGGATVACHLY; encoded by the coding sequence ATGCGTAAAGGCGGACGCGTCTCCGACACACCCCTCATGCTCGAGGTGCGGGGACTCACCAAACATTTTTCGGTTCGCAGGAGAGGGCTTTTCCAGAAGCATGGCGTGCTGCGGGCGGTTGACGATGTGAGTTTTTCCATCGCCGAGGGGCAGTGCCTCGGCCTGGTCGGGGAGAGCGGAAGCGGAAAAACCACCGCGGCGCGATCCATCCTTCGCCTCATCGAGCCCGATTCCGGGGTCATCAACGTAGGCGGAGTGAACGTCTCCGGCCTCGAACGGGGCGATCTCCGGCGCTATCGAAAAAACATGCAGATCGTTTTTCAGGACCCCTACGGTTCGCTCAACCCACGGATGACGGTCGAGAAGATTTTGGGTGAGCCCCTTAAAATCCACACCTCCCTTGGGAAAAAAGCGATCCGGGAGAGGATTGTCGACCTGCTCGATCTCGTTGGGCTCTCGGCGGACCTGGCGGACCGCCATCCCCACGAATTCAGCGGTGGACAGCGTCAGCGAATCGGGATAGCGCGGGCCATCGCGCTCAATCCCCGGTTCATCATTCTCGACGAACCCGTTTCCGCGCTCGACGTTTCAATCCAGGCCCAGATACTCAACCTTCTCGCCGACCTGCGCGACAGGCTGAACCTCACGTATCTGTTCGTTGCGCACGACCTGTCGGTCGTCGAGCACATCAGCGATATGATTGCGGTCATGTACCTGGGAAAAATAGTCGAACTAAACCCCAGGGCCGGTCTGTATAGAAAACCGCTTCACCCTTACACTCAAAGTCTTATACGGTCGATTCCGGATAAAAAGCCCGTCAAGCACGGATTCACCGTTTTGCGGGGGGAGATACCCTCTCCCGAAAATCCCCCGACCGGATGCCCCTTCCACCCGCGCTGTCCGAACCTCATGGAGGTCTGCCGACATGAATACCCTGCGATCCGCCGGATCGGCGGCGCAACGGTCGCCTGCCACCTTTACTGA
- a CDS encoding tetratricopeptide repeat protein translates to MNTLRSAGSAAQRSPATFTEIVKVMKLAAGAVRPERALPRGRIIPIAAILLIFIFLLLSHGTAFPAEDRLLQLMEQAGRETAEQVAMEEIYSRNNILFCTGTSEAASANNTAAEHMLKGDYSRAAEILESALVRSALFLPFRYNLGICRIHLEELPVALVHLNKALQLLPEYSKTWIQMGHIHERMGRDDLAMQYYKSALGRNPRELEAYTLTGDIYFKRNQLEMAARHYDRSLRENPRYPNGLLGRAKIHFERGEYLKAIIQIKSIDTSGDYDKALHYYYAESAYRLRDYQTAFDQYGELLKHRGDRFFLTHSSFIIHHKMELSRRFIER, encoded by the coding sequence ATGAATACCCTGCGATCCGCCGGATCGGCGGCGCAACGGTCGCCTGCCACCTTTACTGAGATAGTTAAGGTGATGAAACTTGCGGCAGGGGCTGTTCGTCCGGAACGAGCTCTACCACGCGGCCGCATCATTCCCATCGCAGCGATCCTTTTAATTTTTATTTTCCTTTTACTCTCGCATGGCACGGCATTCCCCGCGGAGGACCGTCTGCTCCAGCTGATGGAACAGGCCGGGCGGGAAACGGCCGAACAGGTGGCGATGGAGGAGATTTATTCCAGAAATAATATCCTTTTCTGTACCGGCACGAGCGAGGCGGCATCCGCAAACAACACGGCCGCCGAACACATGCTGAAAGGCGACTATTCCAGGGCCGCCGAAATCCTCGAAAGCGCACTCGTCCGTTCAGCCCTCTTCCTGCCGTTCAGGTACAACCTCGGGATCTGCCGCATCCATCTCGAAGAGCTTCCCGTCGCCCTTGTCCACCTTAACAAGGCCCTTCAACTGCTTCCCGAATATTCAAAGACCTGGATTCAAATGGGGCATATCCACGAGCGGATGGGCCGCGACGATCTCGCCATGCAGTACTATAAATCGGCCCTTGGCCGCAACCCCCGCGAATTGGAAGCCTACACCCTTACGGGTGACATTTATTTCAAGCGCAACCAGCTCGAGATGGCCGCCAGGCACTACGACCGTTCGCTCAGGGAGAACCCGCGCTATCCGAACGGCCTGCTGGGACGCGCCAAGATCCATTTCGAACGAGGTGAGTATCTCAAGGCAATCATTCAGATAAAGTCAATCGACACGTCGGGGGATTACGACAAGGCCCTGCATTATTATTACGCCGAATCGGCATACCGGCTGAGGGATTACCAGACGGCATTTGACCAGTACGGCGAACTCTTGAAGCACAGGGGAGACCGGTTTTTTCTCACCCATTCGTCATTCATCATCCACCATAAAATGGAACTTTCCCGGCGATTCATCGAGCGCTGA